One region of Limnospira fusiformis SAG 85.79 genomic DNA includes:
- a CDS encoding methyl-accepting chemotaxis protein gives MLKSLWSLFSFQQGSLRQRIFRGYLIPLVLFLIVAGLVYFIGVQPVQQQIKNVDKIYGEIEEVNNLAFSIVAMQRAARGYILGRDLRELEEYEEWDTLFYEQSENLRSRIQETEQRQTLNRIINIGDQVNEFDRRLISYVQLGRPEKVTEVLQQAENQAITEQLEQLVRGFEATKRQQLNDQQNRQINLLRWLTILIFGSTAIGAVVILTIGLGISATIDRETAQISNSSKEITSALEEQERSLGVQASSVNETTTTIDELNAAVQNSTEQAKIATDEAHRALLLSEKGSAAVQQTLDRMETLRQTVEAIANRSLELSEKSLQINNIAQSVSNLAYQTNLLALNASVEAVRAGQQGLGFGVVAVEIRKLADRSKQSAAEINTLVLDIQNAINTTVKVTESGKLSVSESVKSAHNMSSSFAGVSQAFHQVYLNNQTIARTAEQQLLALQQVSEAMNSLNQVARENAESIALLRTNTQRLNESLINLR, from the coding sequence ATGCTGAAAAGCCTTTGGAGTCTATTTTCTTTCCAACAAGGTAGCCTGCGCCAAAGAATTTTTAGGGGTTATCTGATTCCCTTAGTCCTATTTTTAATAGTTGCTGGCTTGGTCTATTTTATCGGTGTTCAGCCTGTCCAACAACAAATCAAAAATGTGGACAAAATTTATGGGGAAATTGAAGAGGTTAATAATCTAGCATTTAGCATTGTAGCAATGCAGCGGGCGGCTAGGGGCTATATTTTAGGTAGAGACTTGAGAGAGTTGGAGGAGTACGAAGAATGGGATACCCTCTTTTATGAACAATCGGAAAATTTGCGTAGTAGAATTCAAGAAACGGAACAGCGCCAAACATTAAATCGGATAATTAATATTGGTGATCAGGTTAATGAGTTCGATCGCCGTTTGATTTCCTACGTCCAATTAGGAAGACCAGAAAAAGTGACTGAGGTCTTACAACAAGCCGAAAATCAAGCCATTACAGAACAGTTAGAACAATTGGTGAGAGGTTTTGAGGCGACCAAGCGACAGCAACTTAATGACCAACAAAATCGGCAAATTAACCTATTAAGATGGCTGACAATTTTAATATTTGGCAGTACAGCCATTGGTGCGGTAGTTATCCTAACTATTGGCTTGGGAATTTCGGCTACTATTGACCGCGAAACGGCGCAAATTTCTAACTCTTCTAAGGAAATTACTAGCGCATTGGAGGAACAGGAACGCAGCTTAGGAGTTCAGGCGAGTTCAGTTAATGAAACTACGACGACTATTGATGAGTTAAATGCGGCAGTCCAGAACTCTACAGAACAGGCGAAAATTGCTACTGATGAAGCTCATCGCGCTTTGCTTTTGTCGGAAAAAGGTAGTGCGGCGGTTCAACAAACTTTGGATAGAATGGAAACACTGCGACAAACAGTAGAAGCGATCGCTAATCGTAGCCTAGAATTAAGTGAGAAATCCCTACAGATTAATAATATTGCTCAGTCAGTGAGTAACCTAGCTTATCAAACCAATTTACTAGCCTTAAATGCTTCTGTGGAAGCGGTGCGCGCGGGACAACAGGGGTTGGGTTTTGGGGTGGTGGCGGTGGAAATCCGTAAATTAGCCGATCGCAGTAAACAGTCAGCCGCAGAAATTAATACCCTGGTTTTGGATATTCAAAATGCTATTAACACCACGGTAAAAGTCACCGAATCAGGCAAATTAAGCGTTAGTGAAAGTGTGAAATCTGCTCACAATATGTCTAGTTCTTTTGCGGGTGTATCCCAAGCATTTCATCAGGTGTATCTCAATAATCAAACTATTGCGAGAACCGCAGAACAGCAATTACTGGCTCTACAGCAGGTCAGCGAAGCCATGAATAGTCTTAATCAGGTTGCTCGTGAAAATGCGGAGAGTATTGCCTTGTTAAGAACCAATACTCAACGACTCAATGAATCTCTGATTAATTTACGGTAA